A genomic stretch from uncultured Cohaesibacter sp. includes:
- a CDS encoding aldolase/citrate lyase family protein: MASTFGNLALALQNAQQSGTPVYSGWSLFPDPLVARAVASGPFEALLIDCQHGHMDFSQSQAMTIAIAQAGKAPLLRIPVADFAFVSRALDFGVQGIVAPMINSADEARALVDAAKYPPVGKRSFAPFGACALYGMATPDYVQAANQDCIAFAMIETQEALDNLDAILAVEGLDGVFVGPADLSLTLLKGARVDMDCDLANAAYEMVAHQAAAAGKLSGIYAFNTDYAKRYAGFGYNLVAVGSDTGYLAAGMLQMVEALKA; this comes from the coding sequence ATGGCATCCACATTTGGAAATCTGGCTCTTGCCCTGCAAAATGCCCAGCAGAGCGGTACCCCTGTTTATAGCGGCTGGAGCCTTTTTCCCGATCCTCTGGTGGCGCGAGCCGTTGCCAGCGGCCCCTTTGAGGCCTTGTTGATTGACTGCCAGCATGGACATATGGATTTTTCCCAGTCGCAGGCAATGACGATCGCCATCGCACAGGCTGGCAAGGCGCCATTGCTGCGCATTCCAGTTGCTGATTTTGCATTTGTGTCGCGTGCGCTGGATTTCGGTGTGCAAGGCATTGTGGCGCCCATGATCAATTCCGCCGATGAAGCGCGGGCTCTGGTCGATGCGGCAAAATATCCCCCGGTCGGCAAGCGGAGCTTTGCTCCTTTCGGGGCTTGTGCCCTTTATGGCATGGCGACCCCTGATTATGTGCAAGCGGCCAATCAGGATTGCATCGCCTTTGCCATGATTGAAACGCAAGAGGCGCTTGATAATCTCGATGCAATTCTGGCCGTGGAGGGGCTGGATGGTGTGTTTGTCGGGCCTGCAGATCTTTCGCTGACCCTTCTGAAGGGCGCGCGGGTGGATATGGATTGCGATCTGGCGAATGCTGCCTACGAGATGGTTGCCCATCAAGCGGCTGCCGCTGGTAAGCTCTCTGGCATCTATGCCTTCAATACAGACTATGCCAAGCGCTACGCCGGGTTCGGCTACAATCTCGTTGCTGTTGGCAGCGACACCG